In Cupriavidus taiwanensis, the following are encoded in one genomic region:
- a CDS encoding 2,5-dihydroxypyridine 5,6-dioxygenase, with amino-acid sequence MPVSDYDLTAAWKQVLTLSKLEPGQTVTVLTGAATHPQTLRTAMVAAASMGAIVNRLDLPPVNGEKALSRDALAYLGTTPLTGNPAAIAALKASDLVLDLMTLLFSPEQHEILSGGTKILLAVEPPEVLARLVPTEADRARVKAATQRLGKAREMHIVSDAGMDLRCRLGEFPAISEYGFVDEPGRWDHWPSGFVLTWPDEGGTDGTIVLDRGDILLPMKSYLQAPIRITVEAGYVRRIEGGVDAELLADYMASFNDPEAYAMSHIGWGLQPRASWSALAMYDREATIGMDARAYEGNFLCSFGPNNEAGGSRTTACHIDIPVRHCTVSLDGEPVVVRGKVMDGHHAPSASLYKANQDARHG; translated from the coding sequence ATGCCCGTAAGCGATTACGACCTGACCGCGGCGTGGAAGCAGGTGCTGACGCTGTCGAAGCTTGAGCCGGGACAGACCGTCACCGTGCTGACCGGCGCCGCCACGCATCCGCAGACGCTGCGCACCGCGATGGTGGCGGCGGCATCGATGGGCGCCATCGTCAACCGGCTCGACCTGCCGCCGGTCAATGGCGAAAAGGCGCTGAGCCGCGATGCGCTGGCCTATCTGGGAACCACGCCGCTGACCGGCAATCCCGCGGCGATCGCCGCGCTCAAGGCCAGCGACCTGGTGCTGGACCTGATGACGCTGCTGTTCTCGCCAGAGCAGCACGAGATCCTGTCCGGCGGCACCAAAATCCTGCTGGCCGTGGAGCCGCCCGAAGTGCTGGCGCGGCTGGTGCCGACCGAGGCCGACCGCGCCCGCGTCAAGGCCGCCACGCAGCGCCTGGGCAAGGCGCGCGAGATGCATATCGTGTCAGACGCCGGCATGGACCTGCGCTGCCGCCTGGGCGAATTCCCCGCCATCAGCGAATATGGTTTTGTCGACGAGCCCGGGCGCTGGGACCACTGGCCGAGCGGCTTCGTGCTGACCTGGCCGGACGAGGGCGGCACCGACGGCACCATCGTGCTGGACCGCGGCGACATCCTGCTGCCGATGAAGTCCTATCTGCAGGCGCCGATCCGCATCACGGTCGAGGCCGGCTACGTGCGCCGCATCGAAGGCGGCGTCGATGCCGAGCTGCTGGCCGACTACATGGCGTCGTTCAACGACCCGGAAGCGTATGCGATGTCGCATATCGGCTGGGGCCTGCAGCCGCGCGCGAGCTGGTCGGCGCTGGCGATGTACGACCGCGAGGCCACCATCGGCATGGATGCGCGCGCCTACGAGGGCAACTTCCTGTGCTCGTTCGGCCCCAACAACGAAGCCGGCGGCAGCCGCACCACCGCCTGCCATATCGATATTCCCGTGCGCCACTGCACCGTCAGCCTCGACGGCGAGCCGGTGGTGGTGCGCGGCAAGGTGATGGACGGCCACCATGCGCCGTCCGCATCGCTCTACAAGGCCAACCAGGATGCGCGCCATGGATGA